From the Burkholderia sp. GAS332 genome, one window contains:
- a CDS encoding DNA-binding transcriptional regulator, LysR family has protein sequence MSMKLHQLRALVAVADHGSINGAAKVLFVSQPAITKAIRELEADIGVELLGRTNNGVTLTASGRSLLGRARLIVSELARAEEQMAQDRGAQEGRIAVGLMPLAALTVLPPAYAQFRLEAPKVKVEFLEHPTARLLDNLRKGTLDFALASPSEPFLDASIHCVDLLSFPAAFAVRRDGELAKATRIVDLADAEWLHVDTTEIYPAYIADLFRQHGLPPPRMTRCTSQALLYNLAVTFDAVVSAWSAHALGAINIAGQFVTLDFVRSHPPLKLQLLQREGAILTRASEQFIRCIMEVVQRAQISPNMLRGSPR, from the coding sequence GTGTCGATGAAGCTGCATCAACTCCGCGCCCTCGTCGCCGTCGCCGATCACGGCAGCATCAACGGTGCGGCGAAGGTGTTGTTCGTCAGCCAGCCGGCGATCACCAAGGCCATCCGCGAACTCGAAGCAGACATTGGTGTCGAGCTGCTCGGGCGCACCAACAATGGCGTGACCCTGACTGCGAGCGGTCGCTCGTTGCTGGGCCGTGCGCGGCTCATCGTCTCCGAGCTGGCGCGCGCTGAAGAGCAGATGGCGCAGGACCGAGGCGCGCAGGAAGGCAGGATTGCAGTCGGCCTGATGCCGCTCGCCGCGCTCACCGTGCTGCCACCTGCGTATGCGCAGTTCCGCCTTGAAGCGCCGAAGGTTAAGGTCGAGTTTCTCGAGCACCCCACCGCCAGATTGCTCGACAATCTGCGCAAGGGCACGCTGGATTTCGCGCTGGCGTCGCCGAGCGAGCCGTTCCTCGATGCATCGATTCACTGCGTCGATCTGCTATCGTTTCCGGCCGCGTTCGCGGTGCGGCGCGACGGTGAGCTCGCCAAGGCGACGCGGATTGTGGACCTCGCCGATGCAGAATGGCTGCACGTCGACACGACCGAAATCTATCCGGCCTACATTGCGGACCTGTTCCGCCAGCACGGTTTGCCGCCCCCAAGAATGACGCGCTGCACATCGCAGGCGCTTCTCTACAACCTCGCGGTCACCTTCGATGCGGTGGTCAGCGCATGGTCGGCGCATGCGCTCGGTGCGATTAACATCGCTGGGCAATTCGTCACGCTCGATTTCGTCCGCTCGCATCCGCCGCTTAAATTGCAGCTTCTGCAGCGCGAAGGCGCGATCCTGACTCGCGCCTCCGAGCAGTTCATCCGCTGCATCATGGAGGTCGTGCAGCGCGCGCAAATCTCCCCCAATATGCTTCGCGGGTCGCCACGGTAA